The Lactuca sativa cultivar Salinas chromosome 2, Lsat_Salinas_v11, whole genome shotgun sequence genome includes a window with the following:
- the LOC111886526 gene encoding GDSL esterase/lipase LTL1, whose amino-acid sequence MYVRMASSKSSLAIFLCLILAVLRNVVLEAEGRAFFVFGDSLVDNGNNNYLATSARADAYPYGIDYPTHRATGRFSNGFNIPDLISQAIGEESTLPYLSPYLTGERLLVGANFASAGVGILNDTGVQFNNIIRIGLQMQYFQQYQERLSDIIGPEQTQALVTQSLTLITLGGNDFVNNYYLVPFSARSRQFALPDYVVYLISEYRKVLARLYELGLRRVLVTGTGPLGCVPAELAQRGRNGNCAPELQRAAALFNPQLQAMINSLNSEIGSNVFIGANIQQTNIDFISDPGRYGFVTSKIACCGQGPFNGIGLCTPLSNLCPNRDIYAFWDAFHPSERANRIIVRNILSGSTDYMSPMNLSTIMALDAATNV is encoded by the exons ATGTACGTAAGAATGGCTAGCTCAAAATCATCACTTGCCATATTTTTGTGTCTGATACTTGCTGTTTTAAGAAATGTTGTTCTTGAAGCTGAAGGTAGAGCTTTCTTTGTGTTTGGAGACTCATTGGTTGACAATGGCAACAACAACTACTTGGCTACGTCTGCAAGAGCCGACGCATATCCTTATGGGATTGATTATCCCACTCACCGAGCCACAGGCCGATTCTCTAATGGATTTAACATTCCTGACCTTATCA GTCAAGCCATTGGAGAAGAATCAACATTGCCATACTTGAGTCCATATCTCACTGGTGAAAGGTTGCTTGTCGGTGCAAATTTTGCTTCTGCTGGTGTTGGGATACTTAATGACACAGGAGTACAGTTT AATAACATAATAAGGATCGGACTGCAAATGCAATACTTTCAACAGTATCAGGAAAGGTTGAGTGATATCATTGGCCCTGAGCAGACTCAAGCGCTTGTTACTCAATCTTTAACACTCATCACATTGGGAggcaatgattttgtaaacaatTACTATTTAGTCCCATTCTCAGCAAGATCTAGACAGTTTGCTCTTCCAGATTATGTTGTCTACTTGATCTCCGAATATCGTAAAGTTTTAGCG AGGCTTTATGAATTGGGATTAAGAAGAGTTTTGGTCACGGGTACCGGACCATTGGGATGCGTGCCAGCCGAACTAGCCCAACGAGGTCGAAATGGTAATTGCGCACCCGAATTGCAAAGAGCAGCAGCCTTGTTCAACCCTCAGCTTCAAGCAATGATTAATAGTCTCAATAGTGAGATTGGGAGCAATGTGTTCATTGGTGCCAATATTCAACAAACCAACATCGATTTCATCTCTGACCCAGGAAGATATG GATTTGTTACGTCGAAAATAGCATGTTGTGGACAAGGACCATTTAATGGAATCGGGCTATGCACACCATTATCAAACTTGTGTCCCAATAGAGATATATACGCATTTTGGGACGCTTTCCATCCTTCTGAGAGGGCAAACAGAATcattgttaggaatattttatcGGGATCGACCGACTACATGTCACCGATGAATCTTAGCACCATCATGGCTTTGGATGCAGCTACCAATGTGTGA